In Desulfatirhabdium butyrativorans DSM 18734, one genomic interval encodes:
- a CDS encoding serine protein kinase PrkA, translating into MERIRNAFRHLEDNLHRQDKQRSVISYEAFTRHLVENPVQVLRNVFQVFHDMMHAYVGEGKDEYPDDPESIRFMHYDCTRLLVEGADHPYFADRLFSNRLIHQVDALRRGAQQNKIYIFDGPPGCGKSTFLNNLLMKFEQYANTEEGMRYETLWRLDRRIIGGLPNGDAHPLVDRILHLMNAAPESDIPFEFKTPPQSLDDPGGRIHPETPPMVEQPSFVENDIEVPCPSHDHPILIIPKEFRRAFFDALFENDDFKNRLYTEKEYDWVFRETPCTICQSLYEALLEKLKSPLKVFEMVFARAYRFSRRLGEGISVFNPGDKPMRQTILTNPILQSRINAILRDSNRVKYLYSQYARTNNGIYALMDIKSHNVERLIELHNIISEEVHKVEDIEENVHSLFMALMNPEDKKNISDLQSFSDRIEYVNIPYVLDLKTEVAIYRNIFGQHIDNDFLPRVLHNFARVIISTRLKTRSEALLEWIENPGRYSQYCDENLMLLKMEIYTGYIPAWLSDEDRKRFTAKRRRRVIGESESEGNQGLSGRDSIKIFNEFHSFAAREGRLINMGALSHFFTRIRPDLLRAIPAGFLESLQRLYNYTVLQEVKEALYDYNEEAISRNIQNYIFAVNFEIGAVEKCRFTGDRLEITEEYLVSQENFLLGDNMPAEKRNRFRSDVQKEYAARTLSVEMLQEGKSITETRLYDDLHTRAVYNLKEKALDPLLKSEAFRMAIKDFGTESFNNYNPRIIEDVRNVIDNLGRKFQYSQLGAKEVCMYVIDNDIARKFNKSV; encoded by the coding sequence ATGGAAAGAATTCGAAACGCATTTCGCCATCTCGAAGACAACCTGCACCGCCAGGACAAACAGCGATCCGTGATCTCGTACGAAGCCTTCACCCGACACCTGGTTGAAAATCCCGTTCAGGTGCTGCGAAACGTATTTCAGGTTTTTCACGACATGATGCATGCCTATGTCGGGGAAGGCAAAGACGAATATCCCGACGATCCGGAATCCATCCGGTTCATGCACTACGACTGCACCCGCCTGCTCGTGGAAGGCGCCGATCACCCCTATTTCGCCGATCGCCTCTTCTCCAACCGCCTGATTCATCAGGTGGATGCCTTGCGCCGGGGCGCCCAGCAGAACAAAATCTACATCTTCGATGGCCCTCCGGGTTGCGGGAAGAGCACGTTTCTGAACAACCTGCTGATGAAATTCGAACAGTATGCCAACACCGAGGAAGGCATGCGATACGAAACCCTGTGGCGGCTCGATCGGAGAATCATCGGCGGATTGCCCAACGGGGACGCCCATCCCCTGGTCGACCGGATTCTGCATTTGATGAACGCAGCGCCCGAATCCGATATACCGTTCGAATTCAAAACCCCTCCCCAGAGCCTGGATGATCCGGGTGGCCGCATTCATCCGGAAACGCCGCCGATGGTGGAGCAGCCATCCTTTGTCGAAAACGACATCGAAGTGCCCTGCCCGAGCCATGACCACCCCATCCTGATCATTCCCAAGGAATTCCGCAGGGCTTTTTTCGACGCACTGTTCGAAAATGACGATTTCAAAAACCGGTTGTATACCGAAAAGGAATATGACTGGGTGTTCCGGGAAACGCCCTGCACGATTTGCCAGTCTCTGTACGAGGCGCTTCTCGAAAAACTGAAAAGTCCCCTGAAAGTGTTCGAGATGGTTTTCGCCAGGGCCTACCGGTTTTCCAGACGGCTCGGGGAAGGCATTTCCGTCTTCAATCCGGGAGACAAGCCCATGCGGCAGACCATCCTCACCAATCCCATCCTCCAGAGCCGCATCAATGCCATCCTCCGGGACAGCAACCGGGTCAAATACCTCTATTCCCAGTATGCCCGCACCAACAACGGGATTTACGCCCTGATGGACATCAAGAGCCACAACGTCGAGCGGCTGATCGAGCTGCACAACATCATCAGCGAAGAAGTGCACAAGGTCGAGGACATCGAGGAAAACGTCCACTCGCTGTTCATGGCCCTGATGAATCCGGAAGACAAGAAAAACATCTCCGATCTGCAGTCCTTCAGCGACCGCATCGAGTATGTCAACATCCCCTATGTGCTCGATCTGAAAACGGAAGTCGCCATCTACCGGAACATTTTCGGCCAGCACATCGACAACGATTTCCTGCCCAGGGTGCTGCACAATTTCGCCCGTGTCATCATCTCCACCCGGCTGAAAACCCGATCCGAAGCCTTGCTCGAATGGATCGAAAACCCGGGGCGATACAGCCAGTATTGCGATGAAAACCTGATGTTGCTCAAGATGGAAATTTACACCGGATACATTCCTGCCTGGCTTTCGGATGAGGACCGGAAACGGTTCACGGCAAAACGCAGAAGGCGGGTCATAGGCGAATCGGAAAGCGAAGGCAACCAGGGGCTATCCGGGCGGGATTCGATCAAGATTTTCAATGAGTTCCATTCTTTTGCCGCACGGGAAGGGCGACTCATCAACATGGGGGCGCTCAGCCATTTCTTCACGCGCATCCGCCCCGATCTGCTGCGAGCCATTCCGGCAGGCTTTCTCGAATCCCTCCAGCGGCTCTACAACTACACGGTCCTGCAGGAAGTCAAGGAAGCGCTCTACGATTACAACGAAGAGGCCATCTCCCGCAATATCCAGAACTACATCTTTGCCGTGAATTTCGAGATCGGCGCCGTGGAGAAATGCCGGTTTACGGGAGACCGGCTCGAAATCACGGAAGAGTATCTCGTTTCCCAGGAAAATTTTCTCCTCGGTGACAACATGCCTGCCGAAAAACGGAACCGGTTTCGATCCGATGTGCAGAAGGAATACGCGGCCAGAACCTTGAGCGTCGAAATGCTCCAGGAAGGCAAATCGATCACCGAGACCAGACTGTACGACGATCTGCACACCCGGGCCGTATACAATCTGAAGGAGAAAGCCCTCGATCCCCTGCTCAAGAGCGAGGCGTTCCGCATGGCCATCAAGGATTTTGGCACGGAATCCTTCAACAACTACAATCCGAGAATCATCGAGGACGTCCGCAACGTCATCGACAATCTGGGCAGAAAGTTTCAGTATTCCCAACTGGGTGCAAAGGAAGTGTGCATGTACGTCATCGACAACGACATTGCACGGAAATTCAACAAATCCGTGTAG
- the fdhD gene encoding formate dehydrogenase accessory sulfurtransferase FdhD, translated as MIRKATITHWSGNVSVPDSRDLIVEEPLAIRIEGKPYSVVMRTPGDEMAHAAGFCLTEGIVDTIDDIGNISQCEAQDAQVITITLKPERRQMIAGFLDRKGFISQTSCGICGKELLEELSTRIEPFPPGGGLPVDVIMNCIEDIGTHQPLRQTTHSSHAAMIADREGRILAVAEDVGRHNALDKVIGKVFLENRLDEAGVLVLSSRTSYELVQKAGRARIPIVVSVSRPTSLACDLAKSIGMTLACLAPGYGLLIFCGQERIRR; from the coding sequence CATCGTCGAAGAGCCCCTGGCGATCCGGATCGAGGGGAAACCCTATTCGGTTGTCATGCGAACTCCGGGAGACGAGATGGCCCACGCGGCAGGTTTCTGTCTGACAGAAGGCATCGTGGACACCATCGATGATATCGGCAACATCTCTCAATGTGAGGCCCAGGATGCGCAGGTCATCACCATCACCCTCAAACCGGAACGGCGGCAAATGATCGCGGGCTTTCTGGATCGGAAAGGCTTCATCAGCCAGACCAGTTGCGGCATCTGCGGCAAGGAACTGCTCGAGGAACTCAGCACCCGCATCGAGCCCTTTCCGCCGGGAGGCGGCCTTCCGGTGGATGTCATCATGAATTGCATCGAGGATATCGGCACGCATCAACCGCTCCGGCAAACCACCCATTCTTCCCATGCCGCCATGATTGCCGACCGCGAAGGCAGGATTCTGGCGGTAGCCGAAGATGTGGGTCGCCACAACGCGCTCGACAAAGTCATCGGAAAGGTGTTTCTGGAAAATCGCCTGGATGAGGCCGGCGTGCTCGTTCTCTCTTCCCGGACCAGCTACGAGCTGGTGCAGAAAGCGGGCAGGGCCCGCATTCCCATCGTCGTATCCGTATCGAGGCCGACATCGCTCGCCTGCGATCTGGCCAAAAGCATCGGCATGACCCTGGCGTGCCTCGCGCCCGGCTACGGGCTGCTGATTTTCTGCGGGCAGGAGCGCATCCGGCGATAG